Proteins encoded in a region of the Puniceibacterium sp. IMCC21224 genome:
- a CDS encoding (2Fe-2S)-binding protein produces MAKVSMTVNGKSVSREVEGRTLLVEYLREGLRLTGTHVGCDTSQCGACSVHVNGKLVKSCTMFASEAEGANVATIEGEADADGTLNVLQQAFQDHHGLQCGFCTPGMIMSAASLLKDNPKPTEAEVRHHLEGNICRCTGYHNIVKAIMAASGQDVGAIAAE; encoded by the coding sequence ATGGCCAAGGTATCAATGACAGTGAACGGCAAGTCCGTCAGCCGCGAGGTTGAGGGGCGCACATTGCTGGTCGAATATCTGCGCGAAGGGCTGCGCCTGACTGGCACACACGTCGGCTGTGACACCAGCCAGTGCGGCGCGTGCTCGGTGCATGTGAACGGCAAGCTGGTCAAATCCTGCACCATGTTCGCATCCGAAGCCGAGGGCGCCAATGTCGCCACCATCGAAGGTGAGGCTGATGCAGACGGGACGCTGAACGTGTTGCAGCAGGCGTTCCAGGATCACCACGGGTTGCAGTGCGGGTTCTGTACACCGGGTATGATCATGTCGGCGGCATCGCTGCTGAAAGACAATCCCAAGCCGACCGAGGCCGAGGTGCGTCATCATCTTGAGGGCAATATCTGCCGCTGCACCGGCTACCACAACATCGTCAAGGCGATCATGGCTGCCAGCGGTCAGGATGTGGGCGCAATCGCCGCCGAATGA
- a CDS encoding CoxG family protein translates to MKMSDSREIKAAPEVVWAAILDPEVLKACVPGCTDMNGNANDGFEASVTQKVGPVKATFKGQVTLSDMIEPQSLTLTGEGKGGAAGFAKGGARVTMAPSEVGTTLTYEVDASVGGKLAQLGSRIIDGFAKKMADQFFQNFQEAVEGPADPEAATEGEATDGKKKGWFKRMVS, encoded by the coding sequence ATGAAGATGAGCGATTCCCGAGAGATCAAGGCGGCCCCCGAAGTGGTCTGGGCCGCGATTCTGGACCCCGAAGTGTTGAAGGCCTGCGTGCCGGGCTGCACCGACATGAACGGCAATGCGAACGACGGTTTCGAAGCATCTGTGACGCAAAAGGTCGGCCCGGTGAAGGCGACCTTTAAGGGGCAGGTGACACTGTCGGACATGATCGAGCCGCAGTCGCTGACCCTGACCGGTGAGGGCAAGGGCGGCGCCGCAGGTTTTGCCAAAGGCGGCGCGCGGGTGACTATGGCCCCGTCCGAAGTGGGAACCACGCTGACCTACGAGGTCGACGCCAGCGTCGGCGGCAAGCTGGCGCAACTGGGCAGCCGGATCATCGACGGCTTTGCCAAAAAGATGGCGGACCAGTTCTTTCAGAATTTTCAGGAGGCCGTCGAAGGCCCCGCCGATCCCGAGGCTGCCACCGAAGGCGAAGCCACGGACGGCAAGAAAAAAGGCTGGTTCAAGCGCATGGTGTCCTGA
- a CDS encoding helicase HerA-like domain-containing protein, whose product MDDGIFLGGGGPEYGEQQWLALKYANRHGLVAGATGTGKTVTLQILAEGFSAAGVPVFLSDVKGDLSGLAVAGSEAFKLHGAFRERADTIGFDGYAYAGFPVTFWDLFGQQGHPVRTTVAEMGPLLIARLLELTEAQEGVLNIAFRMADEEGLPLLDLKDLQALLVWVGENRKDLSLRYGNISVQSVGAIQRRLLVLDTQGGTAFFGEPALDLADLMRVGADGRGQVNILAADALMGAPRLYATVLLWLLSELFETLPEVGDPDKPKLVFFFDEAHLLFDGAPKALVNKVEQVARLIRSKGVGVYFVTQNPDDIPEDILGQLGNRVQHALRAFTARDKKALRMAAETYRPNPSFDTEVAIREVGVGEAVTSMLQKKGVPGMVERTLIRPPSSQLGPLGVADRKAVIAGSDLGAKYDAPVDRASAYEMLRDRAAKAAAEAEVAEQRAADAEMSEREAAQEYRRARRYDPTSRSTRKISTRRSSRSEPDTLGEAFGRAVIKELGGTTGRRIVRGILGGLFKAR is encoded by the coding sequence ATGGATGACGGGATTTTTTTGGGTGGTGGTGGCCCGGAATACGGCGAACAACAATGGCTTGCCCTGAAATATGCCAACCGCCACGGGCTGGTGGCCGGGGCAACGGGCACCGGCAAGACGGTGACGCTGCAAATCCTCGCCGAAGGGTTTTCCGCCGCTGGGGTTCCGGTGTTCCTGTCGGATGTCAAAGGCGATCTTTCTGGCCTGGCTGTCGCCGGGTCCGAGGCGTTCAAACTGCACGGCGCGTTTCGCGAGCGGGCAGACACCATCGGATTTGACGGCTACGCCTATGCCGGATTTCCGGTGACGTTCTGGGATCTGTTTGGACAGCAGGGCCATCCGGTGCGCACCACGGTGGCCGAGATGGGGCCGCTGCTGATTGCGCGGTTGCTGGAATTGACCGAAGCGCAGGAAGGCGTGTTGAATATCGCGTTCCGCATGGCGGACGAAGAGGGGCTGCCGCTGCTTGATCTCAAGGACCTGCAGGCGTTGCTGGTCTGGGTCGGCGAGAACCGCAAAGATCTTTCGCTGCGCTACGGAAATATCTCGGTGCAGTCGGTGGGCGCGATTCAGCGGCGGTTGCTGGTGCTGGACACGCAGGGCGGCACGGCGTTCTTTGGTGAACCGGCGCTGGATCTGGCGGACCTGATGCGGGTTGGCGCGGATGGGCGCGGGCAGGTCAACATTCTTGCGGCGGACGCGTTGATGGGCGCCCCCCGGCTATACGCCACCGTCCTGCTGTGGCTGCTGTCCGAGCTGTTCGAGACACTGCCCGAGGTCGGCGATCCCGACAAACCCAAGCTGGTGTTCTTTTTCGACGAGGCACATCTGCTGTTTGACGGCGCACCCAAGGCGCTGGTGAACAAGGTTGAACAGGTGGCGCGGCTGATCCGTTCCAAGGGGGTTGGGGTCTATTTTGTCACCCAGAACCCTGACGACATTCCCGAGGATATTCTGGGCCAGCTTGGCAACCGGGTGCAGCACGCGCTGCGGGCCTTTACCGCGCGGGACAAAAAGGCGCTGCGGATGGCGGCGGAAACCTACCGACCCAATCCGTCCTTCGATACCGAAGTGGCAATTCGCGAAGTGGGCGTGGGCGAGGCTGTGACCTCGATGCTACAAAAGAAGGGGGTGCCGGGGATGGTTGAGAGGACGCTGATCCGGCCACCGTCATCACAGCTTGGTCCGTTGGGCGTGGCTGATCGCAAGGCGGTGATTGCCGGGTCTGATCTGGGTGCCAAATACGACGCGCCGGTCGATCGCGCTTCGGCCTATGAGATGCTGCGCGACCGGGCGGCCAAGGCGGCGGCCGAGGCTGAAGTGGCCGAACAACGCGCGGCGGATGCAGAGATGTCCGAGCGCGAGGCGGCACAGGAATATCGCCGTGCCCGGCGCTATGATCCGACGTCACGGTCGACGCGCAAAATCTCGACCCGCCGCAGTAGTCGGTCAGAGCCTGATACATTGGGCGAAGCGTTCGGGCGCGCGGTGATCAAGGAATTGGGCGGCACCACCGGGCGGCGGATCGTGCGCGGCATTCTGGGCGGGCTGTTCAAGGCGCGATAA
- a CDS encoding invasion associated locus B family protein, translated as MIRPFLVSTLLATTFSVASAQAQDATPTPEAQTSEAPAETTQGDAAQVLDTGEAVADGTAASGAPAREDNTYVRETSGDWDLQCLRVEEGPEPCQMYQLLKDSNGANVAEVSLFKVEGGGQVAAGGTFVAPLETLLTQKLSIGVDSGPVKRYDFSFCTQVGCFARVGFTAEEVAAFKAGNEAKIAIVPALAPDQRVLVTMSLKGFTAAYDQITSLKQ; from the coding sequence ATGATCAGACCTTTCCTTGTCTCCACGTTGCTTGCCACCACGTTTTCAGTGGCCAGCGCCCAGGCTCAAGACGCAACTCCGACCCCCGAAGCACAAACATCCGAGGCACCCGCCGAGACCACGCAAGGCGATGCCGCCCAAGTGCTTGACACAGGCGAAGCAGTTGCCGATGGTACCGCCGCTTCGGGCGCCCCTGCGCGTGAGGACAACACCTATGTCAGAGAAACCTCTGGCGACTGGGATCTGCAATGCCTGCGCGTCGAAGAAGGCCCCGAGCCCTGCCAGATGTACCAGCTGCTTAAGGATTCCAATGGCGCGAATGTGGCCGAAGTCAGCCTGTTCAAGGTCGAGGGCGGTGGCCAGGTCGCCGCAGGTGGCACCTTTGTCGCGCCGCTTGAAACCCTGCTGACTCAGAAGCTGAGCATCGGCGTCGACAGCGGCCCGGTCAAGCGCTACGACTTCTCGTTCTGCACACAGGTCGGTTGTTTTGCCCGTGTTGGGTTTACCGCCGAAGAGGTCGCGGCATTCAAGGCCGGCAATGAAGCAAAGATCGCAATTGTGCCGGCTCTTGCCCCCGATCAGCGGGTGCTGGTGACCATGTCACTCAAGGGCTTTACCGCCGCCTACGACCAGATCACCTCGCTCAAGCAGTGA
- a CDS encoding xanthine dehydrogenase family protein molybdopterin-binding subunit: protein MPKDSGIGASSKRREDVRFLTGAGNYTDDINVNGQAYVYFLRSDVAHGRINGIDSAAAAAMPGVVRIFTGADFEGVGGLPCGWQVTDRHGVVMKEPAHPVLAQGKVRHVGDPIAAIVADSLAEARDAAEAIVLDIEELPAVVNMKDALKPGATLVHDDLSDNLCYDWGFVEENKAAVNAAFETAAHVTTLELVNNRLVANPMEPRVAVGDFSRGTGDSTLYTTSQNPHVIRLLMGAFVLGIPEHKLRVVAPDVGGGFGTKIFHYAEEAFCTFAAKALNRAVKWTSSRSEAFMSDCHGRDHVTKIELALDADNNFTALRTDTYANMGAYLSTFAPSVPTWLHGTLMAGNYKTPLIYVNVKAVFTNTVPVDAYRGAGRPEATFQLERVVDKAARELGVDPIALRRQNFITEFPYATPVAVEYDTGDYPATMDKLEEIADLAGFAARREASKAKGMLRGLGVNCYIEACGIAPSNLVGQLGARAGLYESATVRVNATGGIVVMTGSHSHGQGHETSFPQVISEMIGIPEDMIEIVHGDTSKTPMGMGTYGSRSIAVGGSAMVRAAEKVINKAKKIAAHLMEAADSDIELKDGKFSVAGTDKSVAWGDVTLAAYVPHNYPLEDIEPGLEETAFYDPSNFTYPSGAYCCEVELDPETGKVTIERFSAADDFGNVINPMIVSGQVHGGIAQGVGQALLENCAYDENGQLLSASYMDYAMPRADDLPFYSVDHSCVTPCTHNPLGVKGCGEAGAIGSPPAVINAVVDAMRSGGHDIYHMDMPASPSRVWAAMNG, encoded by the coding sequence ATGCCGAAGGACAGTGGCATCGGTGCCAGCAGCAAGCGCCGTGAGGACGTGCGCTTTTTGACAGGCGCTGGCAATTATACCGACGATATCAACGTGAATGGCCAAGCCTACGTTTATTTCCTACGCTCGGATGTGGCGCATGGTCGGATCAACGGCATTGACTCGGCAGCGGCGGCAGCAATGCCCGGGGTTGTGCGGATCTTTACCGGTGCGGATTTCGAGGGCGTGGGCGGTCTGCCCTGCGGCTGGCAGGTCACCGACCGGCACGGCGTCGTGATGAAGGAACCGGCCCACCCGGTTCTGGCACAAGGCAAAGTGCGTCACGTCGGTGACCCGATTGCTGCGATTGTCGCGGATTCTTTGGCCGAAGCACGTGACGCGGCCGAAGCAATTGTGCTCGACATCGAGGAACTGCCCGCCGTCGTCAACATGAAGGATGCGCTGAAACCCGGCGCGACTCTGGTGCATGACGATCTGAGCGATAACCTGTGCTATGATTGGGGTTTCGTCGAAGAGAACAAGGCAGCCGTGAATGCTGCGTTTGAGACGGCAGCCCATGTGACCACTCTGGAACTGGTCAACAACCGGCTAGTCGCCAATCCGATGGAGCCGCGCGTGGCTGTCGGCGACTTTAGTCGTGGCACCGGTGACAGCACACTCTACACGACCAGCCAGAACCCGCATGTGATCCGGCTGCTGATGGGCGCATTTGTTCTGGGTATCCCAGAGCATAAGTTGCGCGTTGTCGCCCCCGATGTGGGCGGCGGTTTCGGCACCAAGATTTTCCATTATGCCGAAGAAGCATTCTGCACATTTGCTGCCAAGGCACTGAACCGCGCCGTCAAATGGACGTCGAGCCGGTCCGAGGCCTTCATGTCCGACTGCCATGGACGCGACCATGTGACCAAGATCGAACTGGCGCTGGATGCGGACAACAACTTTACCGCGTTGCGCACCGACACCTATGCCAACATGGGGGCCTATCTCAGCACGTTTGCGCCGTCGGTGCCGACATGGCTACATGGCACGCTGATGGCCGGCAACTACAAGACGCCGCTGATCTATGTGAACGTCAAGGCGGTGTTCACCAACACCGTGCCGGTGGACGCCTATCGCGGTGCCGGTCGGCCCGAGGCGACATTCCAGCTTGAGCGCGTCGTCGACAAGGCCGCGCGCGAACTGGGCGTCGATCCGATTGCGCTGCGGCGGCAGAACTTTATCACCGAATTTCCCTATGCCACACCGGTTGCGGTTGAATACGACACCGGTGATTATCCCGCGACGATGGACAAGCTCGAAGAGATTGCCGATCTGGCGGGATTTGCAGCGCGTCGCGAAGCGTCCAAGGCCAAAGGGATGCTGCGCGGCCTAGGCGTGAACTGTTATATTGAGGCTTGCGGCATCGCGCCATCGAACCTTGTCGGGCAGCTTGGCGCACGTGCAGGCCTGTACGAATCCGCCACTGTGCGGGTGAATGCGACCGGCGGTATCGTTGTTATGACCGGCAGCCACAGCCATGGTCAGGGGCACGAGACGTCGTTTCCGCAGGTGATTTCCGAGATGATCGGCATCCCCGAGGATATGATCGAAATCGTGCATGGCGACACCTCCAAGACGCCGATGGGCATGGGCACCTATGGATCGCGTTCTATCGCGGTCGGTGGTTCAGCCATGGTGCGCGCAGCGGAAAAGGTCATCAACAAGGCCAAGAAGATCGCGGCACATCTGATGGAGGCGGCCGATTCGGATATCGAACTGAAGGACGGCAAGTTCAGCGTCGCGGGTACTGACAAATCCGTGGCTTGGGGTGACGTGACACTGGCGGCCTATGTGCCGCATAACTACCCGCTCGAAGATATCGAACCGGGCCTTGAGGAGACGGCATTCTACGATCCGTCAAACTTTACCTATCCCAGCGGCGCCTATTGCTGCGAGGTTGAATTGGACCCGGAAACCGGCAAAGTCACGATCGAGCGGTTCTCGGCTGCGGATGATTTCGGCAATGTCATCAACCCGATGATCGTCAGCGGGCAGGTACATGGCGGGATCGCGCAAGGTGTCGGTCAGGCGCTGCTTGAAAATTGCGCCTATGACGAGAACGGCCAGTTGCTAAGCGCGTCCTACATGGATTACGCGATGCCCCGCGCCGATGATCTGCCGTTCTATTCGGTGGATCATTCCTGCGTCACCCCCTGCACGCACAATCCACTGGGCGTAAAGGGCTGTGGTGAGGCCGGGGCCATCGGATCGCCACCTGCGGTGATCAATGCGGTGGTGGACGCGATGCGATCTGGCGGGCATGATATCTATCATATGGATATGCCGGCGTCACCGTCGCGTGTCTGGGCGGCGATGAACGGCTGA
- a CDS encoding ABC transporter permease, translating into MTRYLTALTAIVLREALRFVHQRERFVAALVRPLVWLLVFAAGFRAALGLSIIPPYQTYITYETYIIPGLCGMILLFNGMQSSLSLVYDRETGSMRLLLTAPLPRWWLLLCRLIGSTIISIVQVYTFLAIAAAFDITMPGWGYVTALPALMVSGLMLGALGLALSSFIKQLENFAGVMNFVIFPMFFLSSALYPLWKMAESSSLLRDICAANPFTHAVELIRFALYQQFNGVALLWTLLATFAFLALAFWGYDPARGLVRRKG; encoded by the coding sequence ATGACCCGCTATCTGACCGCTCTCACTGCCATCGTCCTACGCGAGGCGCTGCGCTTTGTGCATCAGCGCGAACGCTTTGTCGCCGCACTGGTCCGCCCGCTGGTCTGGCTGCTGGTGTTTGCCGCCGGGTTTCGCGCCGCACTGGGCCTGTCGATCATCCCGCCCTATCAAACCTATATCACCTACGAGACCTATATCATCCCCGGCCTCTGTGGCATGATCCTGTTGTTTAACGGCATGCAATCCTCGCTTAGCCTGGTTTATGACCGCGAGACCGGGTCGATGCGGCTGCTGCTGACCGCGCCGCTGCCGCGCTGGTGGCTGCTGCTGTGTCGGCTGATCGGCAGCACGATCATTTCAATCGTTCAGGTCTATACATTCCTTGCCATCGCCGCCGCGTTTGACATCACCATGCCGGGCTGGGGGTATGTCACCGCCCTGCCCGCGCTGATGGTGTCGGGCTTGATGCTTGGGGCGCTTGGCCTTGCGCTGTCGAGCTTTATCAAACAGTTGGAAAACTTTGCCGGCGTGATGAACTTTGTGATCTTCCCGATGTTCTTTTTGTCCTCGGCGCTGTACCCACTGTGGAAAATGGCCGAAAGCAGTAGCCTGCTGCGCGACATCTGCGCCGCCAACCCATTTACCCATGCGGTCGAACTGATCCGCTTTGCGCTCTATCAACAATTCAACGGCGTGGCCTTGCTGTGGACCTTGCTGGCCACATTCGCCTTTCTGGCGCTGGCGTTCTGGGGCTATGATCCCGCCCGCGGACTGGTGCGCCGCAAGGGCTGA
- a CDS encoding ABC transporter ATP-binding protein has translation MSNGLSVQSVSYNYGAKQALSNVSFDVPPGQFAALLGPNGAGKSTLFSLLTRLFTTPHGNIRLAGLDMARTPRQALGKLGVVFQSPTLDLDLTIRQNLMYFAALHGLAGKPARLRIDAALDRLQILDRASEKARNLNGGHRRRTEIARALIHAPSVLLLDEATVGLDAAARQSITDHVHRLCADQGLTVLWATHLTDEVYDTDQLVILHQGRILADGVCTQLRGDQPLKDFFLAKTASQMGETA, from the coding sequence ATGAGCAATGGCCTTTCCGTTCAGTCGGTCAGCTACAATTACGGCGCCAAACAGGCCCTGTCAAACGTCAGCTTTGACGTCCCGCCAGGCCAGTTTGCCGCTCTTCTGGGTCCGAATGGCGCAGGCAAATCGACGCTGTTTTCACTGCTCACCCGGCTGTTCACCACGCCACACGGCAACATTCGCCTGGCGGGGCTTGATATGGCGCGGACACCGCGGCAGGCACTGGGGAAACTGGGTGTGGTGTTTCAGTCGCCGACCCTCGACCTTGATCTGACCATTCGCCAGAACCTGATGTATTTTGCCGCCCTGCACGGGTTGGCGGGCAAACCTGCGCGCCTGCGTATCGACGCGGCGCTGGACCGATTGCAGATCCTTGACCGTGCGTCAGAAAAAGCGCGCAACCTCAATGGAGGCCATCGACGGCGCACCGAGATTGCCCGCGCTCTGATTCACGCCCCATCGGTTTTGCTGCTGGACGAAGCGACTGTGGGGCTGGACGCTGCCGCCCGGCAGTCAATCACCGATCACGTACATCGCCTGTGTGCGGACCAGGGTCTGACGGTGCTGTGGGCCACCCACCTGACCGATGAGGTCTACGACACCGACCAACTGGTGATCCTGCATCAGGGCCGGATTCTGGCCGATGGGGTCTGTACCCAGCTGCGAGGCGACCAGCCGCTCAAGGACTTTTTCCTCGCCAAGACAGCCAGCCAGATGGGGGAGACCGCATGA